From Erigeron canadensis isolate Cc75 chromosome 8, C_canadensis_v1, whole genome shotgun sequence, one genomic window encodes:
- the LOC122610511 gene encoding putative disease resistance protein RGA4 — translation MVEIVLSVLLPVVFEKLASAAMNKFADRSKEIHTELKKWRTKLLADQEPTVNQKNFSIVPIVGMGGIGKTTLARLLYNEPKVNQHFELKAWVCISHYFDCFNISKVIFEATASEEKKEKKFTDLNLLQEALRDQLTGKRFLLVLDDVWSEKVEDWDTLVPPFHAVAPGSKIIITTRKEKLIQQLGNDNPYHLNKLSPEDALSLFAQHALVATNFDSYPTLRLYGEGIMQKCDGLPLALKSLGSLLRTKINEEK, via the exons ATGGTTGAAATAGTTCTTTCTGTGTTGCTCCCTGTCGTTTTTGAGAAGCTGGCTTCTGCAGCTATGAACAAGTTTGCTGATCGCTCCAAGGAAATTCATACAGAGCTCAAAAAATGGAGAACT AAGTTGTTAGCTGATCAAGAACCAACAGTTAATCAAAAAAACTTTAGCATCGTGCCCATTGTGGGTATGGGTGGGATCGGAAAAACCACTCTTGCTAGACTTTTATATAACGAGCCAAAGGTCAACCAACACTTTGAACTCAAGGCTTGGGTTTGTATCTCACATTATTTTGATTGCTTCAATATAAGCAAAGTTATCTTTGAAGCTACAGCaagtgaagaaaagaaagagaagaaatTCACAGATCTAAATTTGCTTCAAGAAGCTCTTAGAGATCAACTTACAGGGAAACGATTTCTACTAGTTTTGGATGACGTGTGGAGCGAAAAGGTTGAAGATTGGGATACCTTAGTGCCTCCATTTCATGCAGTGGCTCCCGGAAGTAAGATTATCATCACAACTAGAAAGGAAAAACTGATCCAACAGTTAGGAAACGATAATCCATACCATCTGAATAAGTTGTCACCTGAAGATGCTTTGTCTTTGTTTGCTCAGCATGCACTGGTTGCAACTAACTTTGATTCCTATCCAACACTCAGATTATATGGTGAGGGCATCATGCAAAAATGTGATGGATTGCCTTTGGCTTTAAAATCACTTGGAAGTTTATTGAGGACAAAAATAAATGAAGAAAAATAG
- the LOC122579060 gene encoding uncharacterized protein LOC122579060, with amino-acid sequence MMMQKESLSFITEENVSLILQRYSPSTILTLLQEVAQVQDVKIDWNALVKYTKTGITNPREYQILWRHLAYCDPLLEKLEAEAQPLDDDSDLECELQAFPNVSNEASAEAAACVKVLMDSGSPNHCIEKGLTMEAPMTINIPRPKSTQPPSENPQFVTSLSGINISVPIYIPKPGLPTVPSAEGLDAVDCTDKKFPPKRKRKAWSEEEDQELIAAVQKSGEGNWANMLKGDFKSDRTPIQLSQRWNTIKKSQRYTVMNSGSQLSKAQLAARRALNIALDNPRVTTPKVPSPLGRTNPVTILVQPPVADPPFSTTLSQSYDSAPTGLKRVVPRPQPFLTKPLASGPDAVKAAAVAAGARIATPKDAAAIMKQQMKSTIHIKTTRSPSTPRAHMASDYFRAPYSRLSPNAPRSNTGSTLPKLNVGAVIQLNQFNKGQDMNVSSEIKADHVVTISSSAHSPDPVQNDKVVVSGNHEVAFSNQDARLGSMDLDQQAQPPGSSNPPNANYELSEPC; translated from the exons ATGATGATGCAAAAAGAGTCCCTATCATTCATCACTGAAGAAAATGTGTCACTTATTTTACAAAG GTACTCGCCTTCAACAATTTTAACTTTGCTTCAAGAAGTGGCTCAAGTTCAAGATGTAAAAATAGATTGGAATGCATTGGTTAAATATACCAAAACAGGCATAACAAATCCCAGGGAATACCAAATATTGTGGCGACATTTAGCTTATTGTGACCCGTTACTGGAAAAGTTGGAAGCTGAAGCTCAGCCTCTG GATGATGATAGTGATCTAGAATGTGAACTCCAAGCTTTTCCAAATGTTAGTAATGAGGCTTCAGCAGAGGCTGCAGCTTGTGTGAAG GTACTCATGGATTCTGGGTCACCAAATCACTGTATTGAAAAAGGCTTGACCATGGAGGCTCCAATGACTATAAATATACCGCGACCCAAATCTACCCAACCTCCATCAGAAAATCCACAATTTGTTACTTCACTGAGTGGGATCAATATATCAGTTCCCATTTACATTCCAAAACCAGGGCTTCCAACAGTTCCTTCTGCTGAAGGGTTAGATGCAGTTGACTGTACAGACAAAAAATTCCCAcctaagaggaaaagaaaagcatGGTCTGAAGAAGAGGACCAGGAACTTATTGCTGCTGTACAAAAATCCGGGGAAGGGAATTGGGCCAACATGTTAAAAGGAGACTTTAAGAGTGACAGAACTCCTATACAGCTATCTCAG AGGTGGAACACTATTAAGAAAAGTCAAAGATACACAGTTATGAACTCTGGTTCACAACTTTCTAAGGCACAACTAGCAGCTCGGCGAGCACTTAATATTGCCCTTGATAACCCCAGAGTGACTACTCCAAAGGTTCCTTCGCCATTAG GCAGGACAAATCCTGTAACAATCTTGGTGCAACCACCTGTGGCTGACCCTCCATTCTCGACAACGCTCTCGCAAAGTTATGATTCTGCCCCTACAGGACTGAAAAGAGTTGTTCCGAGACCTCAACCGTTTTTGACTAAACCTCTTGCCTCAGGCCCGGATGCAGTAAAAGCAGCTGCAGTTGCTGCTGGTGCGCGGATTGCAACCCCAAAGGATGCTGCAGCAATAATGAAGCAACAAATGAAAAGTACTATCCACATCAAAACAACTAGATCGCCATCTACACCCAGGGCTCACATGGCTTCAGACTATTTTCGTGCTCCATATTCTAGACTCTCACCAAATGCACCACGGTCTAACACAGGCTCAACCCTTCCTAAATTAAACGTTGGAGCTGTGATTCAGTTGAATCAGTTCAATAAGGGGCAAGATATGAACGTGTCATCTGAAATTAAAGCTGACCATGTGGTTACAATTTCCAGCTCAGCCCACTCACCAGACCCTGTCCAAAATGATAAAGTGGTGGTCTCTGGCAATCATGAGGTGGCTTTCAGCAATCAAGATGCCAGATTGGGTTCAATGGATCTAGATCAACAAGCACAGCCTCCTGGTTCAAGTAATCCACCAAATGCAAATTATGAATTATCTGAACCTTGTTAA
- the LOC122610509 gene encoding secreted RxLR effector protein 161-like — translation MTDLGKMRYFLGIEVFQTSRGIHISQHKYVNEVLKRFDLEECNPIQNPMVPGIKLTADDESGRVDVTRFKQVVGSLMYVTVTRPDIQFAVNMVSPFSAAPTESHYAAAKRIIRYLKGTTDLGIWYDRGGEKKLEVYTDSDFAGDVDSRKSTSGYVFIWNGGAFAWSSKK, via the coding sequence ATGACAGATTTAGGGAAGATGCGCTATTTTCTGGGTATTGAGGTTTTTCAAACTTCTCGTGGAATCCACATTTCACAGCATAAATATGTTAATGAAGTTTTGAAAAGGTTTGATCTCGAGGAGTGTAACCCAATTCAAAACCCGATGGTTCCGGGAATCAAACTTACTGCAGACGATGAAAGTGGAAGGGTAGATGTTACTCGTTTCAAACAAGTGGTAGGGAGCCTAATGTATGTCACTGTAACTCGACCCGACATACAATTTGCGGTAAACATGGTGAGTCCATTCAGCGCTGCTCCCACAGAAAGTCACTATGCAGCAGCAAAAAGGATTATAAGATATTTGAAGGGAACTACAGATTTGGGCATTTGGTATGATCGTGGAGGAGAAAAGAAACTGGAGGTCTATACTGACAGTGATTTCGCTGGAGATGTCGATAGCAGAAAGAGCACGTCGGGCTATGTTTTTATATGGAATGGTGGTGCGTTTGCTTGGTCATCAAAGAAATAA
- the LOC122610508 gene encoding putative disease resistance RPP13-like protein 1 — MAEIILSAVLPIVFEKLASIVANKFADRSKEIDSELKKWNASLVQISKLLSDAAEREIKDESVKHWLNRLRHLAYDIDDELDALATDAAMHCELTHDQEPPRNIASKVKKLIPTCCTASSSSSPSSTTKVHYKKLNEITTELQKLYDEKDDLGLTIKGKRSSQDKNRSYQTSLLTPGIVGRDAEKDVLLQKLLPDHDEATANQYNFSIVPIVGMGGMGKTTLARLLYNEPKVEKYFELKAWVCVSDEFSDSFKISKLIYESVGGDQEKKFQNQDMLQQALNNKLSGKRFLLVLDDVWSEKIEDWDTLVPPLYAVAPGSKIIMTTRTEKLTQQLGCDDPFYLNKLSDGDALSLLAQHALGANNFTSFPKLRSYGEGIVRKCGALPLAIKSLGSLLRSKKKNEEKWKEMLESEIWSLEDDAGILPALRLSYLHLSAHLKHLFAYSCLFPKDYVFEKEDLILLWMAEGFLLGSRSSLSMECLGEEYFDELLSRSFFQHVPDDESLFVMHDLMNELATSVAGEFFTRLDVNLKNTNEKLGLKKYRHMSFVREELISLKKFKTIEKPNALRTFLVVPVVARDDSWKRFYPSQQILVDLLPSMPLLRALCLSKLEIDEIPECVGGLKHLRYLNVSLTPITHLPDSVCNLYNLQTLIVFGCEELNELPKNFLKLKNLRHFDVRDTPLLKNMSLGVGEMKNLQTLSKISIREENKFPTSGLRNLNNLRRKVCIDGLDKLQNIDQAGKLNLSQMKLSELVMEWSDDFDGSRKQSLETEILVLDVLKPHSSNLKNLRVVSYGGTKFPKWVGDSSFCKLNVVSLSNCRNCLFMPPLGQLPSLKQLFIDSMDYVKEVGSGLFGNEFPAFPSLEILSFCNMRRWEEWLVNAVFPRLEELRINNCPHMERWEVNADVIVFPCLEKLDVSCCSNLVKVSLEALPSLRVLKINYCNDGVLKSLVGVASSVTNMTMANISGLSEEVWGDIVQYLGVLEKLSIECCYGLKNLWGSEEADACKEVLGNLKQLNIFQCEKLVRIGRGGEKDEERSNLPTSLRMLKIMSCDKLKHLSCPDSIETLDIQGCRNLEHLSCPANTIQKLTINACGSVTVTSASFPAGGGEGGWKKLKSLEVLRIWSMGPENLISMTKATCFLRKLVNLEIEYCGGIESFPDLKDLVSLKHLRIYECKSMDGPPPLVGSGVWPSNLDSLDIGRLKRPISEWGPLPPSLVQLNLWGVYNGYQSEEEEEDVKSFPTSSLLPHSLSSSLTSLGLGCFKRMERISEGLQHLTSLQHLSIWMCPRLKDLPETLLPTLLSLEIRNGLNEELKEKMTSRGKSYGPFLSHIPKLEVFI, encoded by the coding sequence ATGGCTGAAATCATTCTGTCTGCCGTGCTCCCAATTGTTTTTGAGAAGCTAGCCTCTATAGTCGCTAACAAGTTTGCTGATCGCTCCAAGGAAATTGATTCCGAGCTCAAGAAATGGAACGCGTCCTTGGTCCAGATCAGCAAGCTTCTTAGTGATGCTGCCGAGAGAGAAATAAAAGACGAAAGCGTGAAGCATTGGCTGAATCGTCTCCGACATTTGGCATATGACATTGACGACGAACTCGATGCTTTAGCAACTGATGCTGCTATGCATTGTGAGCTCACTCATGATCAGGAACCTCCAAGAAACATAGCCAGCAAGGTAAAAAAGCTAATCCCAACTTGTTGCactgcatcatcatcatcatcaccatcatcaacTACCAAGGTgcattataaaaaattaaatgaaattacCACCGAGTTACAAAAACTGTATGATGAAAAAGATGATCTTGGTTTGACTATCAAAGGTAAAAGGTCGTCACAAGATAAAAACAGAAGTTATCAGACTTCTTTGTTAACACCTGGTATTGTTGGACGTGATGCTGAAAAGGACGTTCTGCTCCAGAAGCTGTTGCCTGATCATGATGAAGCAACAGCTAACCAATACAACTTTAGCATCGTACCCATTGTTGGTATGGGTGGGATGGGCAAAACCACTCTGGCTAGACTTTTGTATAACGAACCAAAAGTCGAGAAATACTTTGAACTCAAGGCCTGGGTTTGTGTCTCAGATGAGTTTTCTGatagcttcaaaatcagcaAACTTATCTATGAATCCGTAGGCGGTGATCAAGAGAAGAAATTCCAAAATCAAGATATGCTTCAACAAGCGcttaataataaactttctgGGAAACGATTTCTGCTAGTTTTGGATGACGTGTGGAGcgaaaagattgaagattgGGATACATTAGTGCCTCCATTATATGCGGTGGCCCCCGGAAGTAAGATTATCATGACAACTCGAACAGAAAAATTGACCCAACAGTTGGGATGTGATGACCCGTTCTATTTGAATAAGCTATCAGACGGCGATGCGTTGTCTTTGCTTGCTCAGCATGCACTGGGTGCAAATAACTTTACTTCATTTCCAAAGCTCAGGTCATATGGTGAGGGCATCGTGCGAAAATGTGGTGCTCTTCCTTTGGCTATAAAATCTCTTGGAAGTTTGTTGAGAagcaagaaaaaaaatgaagaaaaatggaAGGAGATGCTGGAAAGCGAGATATGGAGTTTAGAAGATGATGCTGGTATTCTTCCAGCTCTTCGACTGAGCTACCTTCATCTTTCTGCACATCTCAAGCATTTATTTGCATACTCATGCTTGTTCCCTAAGGATTACGTGTTTGAGAAGGAGGACTTGATTCTCCTATGGATGGCGGAGGGGTTTTTGCTTGGATCAAGATCTAGCTTGTCAATGGAATGCTTGGGTGAGGAATACTTTGATGAGTTATTGTCAAGGTCATTTTTTCAGCATGTGCCTGACGACGAGTCGTTATTCGTGATGCATGACCTCATGAATGAGTTGGCCACATCGGTTGCCGGAGAATTCTTTACAAGGTTAGACGTTAATTTgaagaatacaaatgaaaagCTAGGTTTGAAAAAGTACCGACATATGTCCTTTGTCCGTGAGGAATTAATATCTCTCAAAAAGTTCAAGACAATTGAAAAGCCTAATGCTTTAAGAACATTTTTGGTAGTGCCAGTTGTGGCGAGAGATGACTCATGGAAGAGATTCTACCCATCCCAACAAATTTTGGTCGACCTACTTCCGAGTATGCCATTGTTAAGGGCTCTTTGCTTGAGTAAGTTAGAAATAGACGAGATACCAGAGTGTGTTGGTGGGTTAAAACACCTGCGCTATCTTAATGTATCCTTAACTCCAATCACACATTTACCCGACAGTGTTTGCAATCTTTATAATTTGCAAACATTGATTGTGTTTGGCTGTGAGGAGCTGAATGAGTTGCCCAAAAACTTCCTGAAACTTAAAAATCTACGACATTTTGATGTCAGAGACACTCCTCTTTTGAAGAACATGTCGTTAGGTGTTGGCGAGATGAAAAACCTGCAAACTCTCTCCAAGATAAGTATTAGGGAAGAGAACAAGTTTCCAACAAGCGGGCTAAGGAACTTGAATAATCTTCGCCGCAAAGTTTGCATTGATGGGTTAGATAAATTGCAAAACATTGATCAAGCAGGGAAGCTGAACCTGTCACAAATGAAGCTTAGTGAGTTAGTGATGGAATGGAGTGATGACTTTGATGGGTCTCGAAAACAAAGCCTTGAAACAGAGATCCTGGTCCTGGATGTGCTTAAGCCTCATAGCAGTAATTTGAAAAATCTTAGAGTTGTGTCATATGGGGGCACAAAGTTTCCAAAATGGGTTGGGGATTCCTCGTTTTGCAAATTGAATGTTGTTTCTTTGTCTAACTGTAGAAATTGTTTGTTTATGCCACCACTTGGGCAGCTGCCATCGTTGAAGCAGTTGTTCATTGATAGCATGGATTATGTGAAAGAGGTAGGTTCAGGGTTATTCGGGAATGAATTTCCAGCTTTCCCTTCACTTGAGATTCTATCGTTTTGTAATATGCGACGATGGGAGGAATGGTTAGTCAATGCGGTGTTTCCACGCCTTGAAGAGCTTCGCATAAATAATTGTCCTCATATGGAACGATGGGAGGTGAATGCCGATGTTATAGTGTTTCCATGCCTTGAAAAGCTTGATGTAAGTTGTTGTTCTAATTTGGTTAAAGTCTCACTTGAAGCATTACCTTCTTTGAGGGTTCTGAAAATAAACTATTGTAATGATGGAGTACTGAAAAGTCTGGTTGGTGTAGCTTCATCAGTAACCAATATGACAATGGCGAATATATCAGGACTTAGTGAAGAGGTGTGGGGTGACATTGTACAGTATCTTGGGGTTCTTGAAAAATTAAGCATCGAGTGTTGTTATGGACTAAAGAATTTGTGGGGATCAGAAGAAGCAGATGCATGTAAGGAGGTTCTTGGTAATTTAAAACAGTTGAATATATTTCAATGTGAGAAATTGGTGAGAATAGGAAGAGGAGGAGAGAAAGATGAGGAGAGGAGCAACCTCCCAACATCTCTTAGGATGTTAAAGATAATGTCTTGCGATAAGCTGAAGCATTTGAGTTGTCCTGACAGCATTGAAACCTTAGACATCCAGGGTTGTCGGAATTTGGAGCATTTGAGCTGTCCAGCCAATACCATTCAAAAGTTGACAATCAATGCTTGTGGGTCAGTAACAGTAACATCTGCCTCCTTCCCAGCAGGAGGGGGAGAAGGAGGATGGAAGAAGCTCAAGTCACTTGAAGTTTTACGCATATGGTCCATGGGGCCAGAAAATCTGATATCAATGACGAAAGCTACATGTTTCCTTCGGAAGCTCGTGAATTTGGAAATAGAATATTGTGGGGGAATAGAGTCATTCCCTGATTTGAAGGATCTAGTGTCGTTAAAGCATCTAAGAATCTATGAGTGTAAAAGTATGGATGGTCCTCCTCCACTTGTTGGAAGTGGGGTTTGGCCTTCTAATTTGGATTCCTTAGATATAGGGAGGTTGAAGAGGCCCATATCAGAATGGGGCCCGCTCCCCCCCTCGCTCGTTCAACTAAATCTATGGGGTGTATATAACGGATATCaatcagaagaagaagaagaagatgtcAAGAGTTTCCCAACCTCCTCACTTCTTCCTCattcattatcatcatctctTACTTCACTTGGTTTAGGATGTTTTAAAAGAATGGAAAGAATATCAGAGGGACTCCAACACCTCACCTCCCTCCAACATCTCTCCATTTGGATGTGCCCAAGGTTGAAAGATCTACCAGAAACTCTGTTGCCTACACTTTTGAGTCTGGAAATAAGAAATGGCCTAAATGAAGAACTGAAAGAAAAGATGACGAGTAGAGGAAAATCCTATGGGCCCTTTCTCTCCCATATCCCCAAACTCGAAGTCTTCATATAA
- the LOC122580159 gene encoding uncharacterized protein LOC122580159 — MYDRLKETLNDYEVIICRWPEYTFALENAVADIQKALIDALDKQYADVVAPLKENMTPKKFGLKFVQKLAKRTTNPYAVPPELGILLNSMKRMLDGLRPKIELQLKSWGSCCIPDGGNVAPGERLSEVTVMLRSKFRNYLQAVVEKLMENTRLQNGTKLKKILQDSKGSLAESEIRCRMQPLTEQLTNTINQLHTIFETHVFIALCRGYWDRMGQDVFGFS, encoded by the exons ATGTATGATCGGCTTAAAGAGACTTTGAATGATTATGAGGTCATTATATGCCGGTGGCCAGAATATACTTTCGCTTTGGAGAAT GCGGTTGCTGATATTCAGAAGGCATTAATCGATGCTCTAGACAAACAATATGCAGATGTGGTAGCACCTTTGAAAGAGAATATGACACCCAAGAAGTTTGGGCTTAAGTTTGTACAAAAGCTTGCCAAACGAACCACAAATCCTTATGCGGTGCCTCCTGAG CTTGGCATTCTCTTGAACTCGATGAAGAGAATGTTGGATGGGTTGCGTCCTAAAATTGAGCTCCAATTGAAGTCATGGGGTTCGTGTTGTATTCCTGATGGTGGGAATGTAGCACCTGGCGAACGTTTAAGTGAAGTCACCGTGATGCTTAGATCCAAGTTTAGAAATTATCTTCAAGCAGTTGTTGAGAAGCTTATGGAGAAT ACAAGATTACAAAATGGTACAAAACTCAAGAAAATCCTTCAAGATTCGAAGGGAAGTTTGGCAGAATCTGAAATCCGATGCAGAATGCAACCCTTAACAGAGCAGCTAACAAATACTATTAATCAGCTCCACACAATATTTGAGACCCATGTTTTTATTGCATTATGCAGAGGATATTGGGACCGTATGGGACAA GATGTTTTTGGGTTTTCTTGA
- the LOC122609778 gene encoding uncharacterized protein LOC122609778 isoform X2, with amino-acid sequence MFKDCIGAIDGTHVMASVREHEQPKYIGRKCYATQNIMAACDFNMCFTFAWAGWEGTSHDTRIFNEALRRPKVNFPCPTGDKYYVVDAGYPNTRGYLAPYKGTNIRYHIPEFRHGKTAASRAPRGAKEIFNHRHSSLRNVIERTFGVWKARWEIL; translated from the exons GGACTCATGTGATGGCATCTGTTCGGGAACATGAGCAACCAAAATATATTGGTAGAAAATGTTATGCGACACAAAACATAATGGCGGCATGCGATTTTAACATGTGTTTTACATTTGCGTGGGCTGGATGGGAAGGGACATCACATGATACTAGAATATTCAATGAAGCATTGCGAAGGCCCAAAGTTAATTTTCCATGTCCAACGGGTG ATAAATATTACGTTGTTGATGCCGGGTATCCAAATACTAGAGGTTATCTTGCTCCATATAAAGGAACCAATATTCGGTATCATATAccagaatttcgtcatggaaaAACTGCTGCTAGTCGTGCTCCTAGAGGAGCTAAAGAGATATTTAACCATCGGCATTCATCATTGAGAAATGTCATTGAACGAACTTTTGGAGTATGGAAGGCTAGATGggaaatattataa